From the Thermococcus sp. 18S1 genome, one window contains:
- a CDS encoding YigZ family protein has protein sequence MDYRTLKGVGTAELVIKKSVFIGYASPAKTEEEARAFISKIKAHHSDATHNVSAYLINDGKNFAVRYDDDGEPKGSAGKPVLKVIQNKGLSNVVVVVTRYFGGIKLGYGGLVKAYSDAASLAIENAGIVEVYETERFQVTFPYSLFHLVRETVENSGGRVVGEDYGELVTFTVETRKGEAEGLMELLTERTRGRVRLRRLFMSSFEGNL, from the coding sequence ATGGACTACAGAACGCTTAAGGGAGTCGGAACTGCTGAGCTGGTGATCAAGAAGTCAGTGTTCATAGGCTACGCCTCGCCGGCGAAGACAGAGGAAGAGGCCAGAGCCTTCATCTCAAAAATCAAGGCCCACCACAGCGATGCAACGCACAACGTTTCCGCCTACCTCATCAACGACGGAAAGAACTTCGCGGTTCGCTACGATGACGACGGCGAGCCGAAGGGCAGTGCGGGAAAGCCAGTTCTCAAGGTTATCCAGAACAAAGGTTTGAGCAACGTTGTAGTCGTTGTTACTCGCTACTTCGGCGGCATAAAGCTCGGCTACGGCGGTCTGGTCAAAGCCTACAGCGATGCCGCCAGCCTGGCCATCGAAAACGCGGGCATCGTCGAGGTTTACGAGACGGAGCGCTTCCAGGTCACATTCCCCTACAGCCTATTTCACCTCGTTAGGGAGACCGTTGAGAATTCCGGAGGGAGGGTCGTTGGAGAGGATTACGGCGAGCTGGTAACTTTCACCGTCGAGACGAGGAAAGGCGAAGCTGAGGGGCTGATGGAACTCTTGACGGAGAGGACGAGGGGAAGGGTCCGGCTCAGGAGGCTCTTCATGAGTTCCTTCGAGGGAAACCTTTAA
- a CDS encoding ATP-binding protein — protein sequence MACKNFFRTRPVMEEECLWGEGHRKAVEDLLSAVLRGNTAVLLGPRRVGKTSVVSVMAEKLRRKRGHHYVYFNFSRFIGSKAISISDIEPKRTSLKMITTSKSYTISFRGLSVEVRKTSIEEFSRDFSTLVRVISQNAKLGVLVFDEAQVLARLKNLDFRGLLQEITDSYPNISLVFTGSMPGMLVEYLNPSAEKPNFMRSAEIFTLPRWSTGEGRDYLMEGFRSYGISVANELELSRAVEELGGVPGFVSHYGLTVVNFVRDGKSPEEALPMALEESRRYALEEWRKDIEAFLNVYNSEVYMGVLRVLAEAYPSALRGAEIYRRLQTLGLAPTRVQHVYKYLETLEKAGFVRSSGKRYWVEDPLLREAVEKFSLY from the coding sequence ATGGCATGTAAAAACTTCTTCCGGACGAGGCCAGTGATGGAAGAGGAATGTCTCTGGGGTGAGGGCCACAGAAAGGCCGTTGAAGACCTTCTCAGTGCGGTCCTTCGGGGCAACACCGCGGTTCTCCTCGGCCCGAGGAGGGTGGGAAAAACGAGTGTGGTCAGTGTGATGGCGGAGAAGCTGCGGAGAAAGAGGGGACACCACTACGTCTATTTCAACTTCTCCCGGTTCATCGGATCGAAGGCGATTTCAATATCGGATATAGAACCAAAGAGAACGTCCTTGAAGATGATAACGACAAGCAAGAGCTATACAATATCCTTCAGGGGCCTCAGCGTTGAGGTGAGAAAAACGAGTATCGAAGAGTTCAGCAGGGACTTTTCAACACTGGTCAGAGTCATCTCCCAGAATGCTAAGCTGGGTGTTTTGGTATTCGATGAGGCCCAGGTTCTGGCGAGACTGAAGAACCTCGACTTCAGGGGTCTCCTGCAGGAGATAACGGACAGCTATCCAAACATCTCCCTCGTTTTCACTGGCTCAATGCCGGGTATGCTGGTTGAATACCTGAATCCAAGCGCTGAAAAGCCCAACTTCATGCGCTCGGCGGAAATCTTCACCCTTCCAAGGTGGAGCACAGGGGAGGGAAGGGACTACCTCATGGAAGGGTTCAGGAGTTACGGGATAAGCGTGGCGAACGAGCTGGAGCTATCAAGGGCCGTTGAAGAGCTGGGGGGAGTTCCCGGGTTCGTCTCCCACTACGGCCTCACGGTCGTCAACTTCGTGAGGGATGGAAAAAGCCCGGAAGAAGCGCTCCCAATGGCCCTCGAGGAAAGCAGGAGGTATGCGCTTGAGGAATGGCGGAAGGACATAGAGGCCTTTCTGAACGTCTACAACAGTGAGGTTTACATGGGGGTCCTCAGAGTCCTGGCCGAGGCTTATCCCAGTGCCCTTAGGGGGGCCGAAATCTACAGGAGGCTTCAAACCCTCGGCCTCGCCCCAACCAGGGTGCAGCATGTCTACAAATACCTTGAAACGCTGGAAAAAGCGGGCTTCGTTCGTTCATCTGGAAAAAGGTATTGGGTTGAAGACCCGCTCCTCAGGGAGGCCGTTGAAAAATTCAGTCTCTATTGA
- a CDS encoding DEAD/DEAH box helicase: MSLFETLKPLKSEITRVHVFPPAEGEFGNFRFNNPEINSLLEELGFTLYRHQVQALERLYSGENIVVTTPTASGKSEIFRLAIFDSYLSNPHSTYLLIYPTRALINNQLEKFSLQNLVFYRLTGKHVSARILTGDVPWEERKTLIREKPRVIFTTPDMLHYNILRRWRDYEWLLRNLRYLVVDELHVYRGVFGSNFAYLFRRLDFRLRRLGAKPQIIALSATLRNPKGFAEKLFRRRFEAISHATNPFPRRYLVLFEPKNLDERQLLRAAVERLAAEKVKTLVFFDSRKGTEKLLRFLLGSKVFSKVTTYKGTLPKNVRWEIERDFKEGKLLVLLTTNALELGIDIGDLDAVINYGIPPDGLFSLIQRFGRAGRKTEREALNAIVLRKNGLDYYYREHFDELVERLERGIIEYMPVNLENERIAGKHLHYLLTELGIIDWDELDEFERKIAERLVIERKADLKKNPLTGRLEVRLRKPAFSYSSLRTASDETFFLVKDEPWIRGKLMEKSSLRKLLNFINWLKLKGYIIEEVDSDEYHRSLLPGMAYFSRGELYMAGDRLSLGKFHFVFARGLNRFWDVETFVAKREEVEILESREEKTYRGVEIHLGGLRVRHVYTGFAVKGADTGNYVKELLKLRESGILRAEIYSPMTGESVDAEEDFSILNWEKFAKVEFEEPYVREFETEGIWLVFPDSIREVTGEEFREFFDVAAEKGLEDPAFTLYSNLDRRKLFPIYLGTTTHVIRKTIGDVLQRLGISDEELAFAIKKMVDSKDGIGSALHAIEHNMIKIAPIFTYVDSRELGGYSYASFPGLPHVGRPVVFIYDGNEGGAGLAPIIYENVERLMEKSLEHLRSCSCKDGCPVCTLSPKCGTFNEFLDKWAAIRVWERVLESKAESLNRD, translated from the coding sequence ATGTCACTCTTCGAGACGCTCAAGCCCCTCAAGTCAGAGATAACGAGGGTTCACGTTTTTCCTCCCGCGGAGGGCGAGTTCGGTAACTTCCGTTTCAACAATCCCGAAATAAACTCCCTCCTCGAAGAACTCGGCTTTACCCTCTACCGCCATCAGGTCCAGGCCCTCGAAAGGCTGTACTCCGGGGAGAACATCGTCGTCACTACACCAACGGCCAGCGGCAAGAGCGAGATATTCCGACTGGCCATCTTTGACTCCTACCTGTCCAACCCCCACTCAACTTACCTGCTCATATACCCCACGAGGGCCCTCATAAACAACCAGCTTGAGAAGTTCTCGCTTCAGAACCTCGTCTTCTACCGCCTCACCGGAAAGCACGTAAGCGCGAGAATCCTGACGGGCGATGTCCCGTGGGAGGAGAGGAAAACCTTAATTCGCGAGAAGCCGAGGGTTATCTTCACGACCCCGGACATGCTCCACTACAACATTTTGCGGAGATGGCGGGACTACGAGTGGCTCCTAAGGAACCTTCGCTACCTGGTCGTTGATGAGCTTCACGTTTACAGGGGTGTCTTTGGCAGCAACTTTGCGTATCTCTTCCGTCGCCTCGACTTCAGGCTGAGGCGCCTCGGGGCAAAGCCCCAGATCATAGCACTCTCGGCAACGCTCAGGAACCCGAAGGGGTTCGCGGAAAAACTCTTCAGGAGGAGATTCGAGGCGATAAGCCACGCCACCAACCCCTTTCCGAGGAGGTACCTCGTCCTCTTCGAGCCGAAGAACCTCGATGAGAGGCAGCTTCTCCGGGCGGCCGTTGAGAGGCTCGCCGCGGAGAAGGTTAAGACGCTGGTCTTCTTCGACAGCCGCAAGGGAACCGAAAAGCTCCTCCGCTTCCTCCTCGGTTCAAAGGTTTTCTCGAAGGTGACCACCTATAAGGGAACCCTGCCCAAGAACGTCCGCTGGGAGATAGAGCGGGACTTCAAGGAGGGCAAGCTGCTCGTCCTGCTCACCACCAACGCCCTCGAGCTCGGCATAGACATAGGAGACCTCGATGCCGTCATCAACTACGGTATCCCTCCAGACGGGCTCTTCTCGCTGATTCAGCGCTTCGGCCGGGCCGGGAGAAAGACGGAAAGGGAAGCCCTGAACGCAATAGTCCTCAGGAAGAACGGTCTCGATTACTACTACAGGGAACACTTCGACGAGCTCGTTGAGAGGCTCGAGCGGGGAATAATTGAGTACATGCCGGTCAACCTGGAGAACGAGCGCATAGCCGGGAAGCACCTCCACTACCTCCTCACCGAGCTGGGGATAATCGACTGGGACGAGCTTGACGAGTTCGAGAGGAAGATAGCCGAGAGGCTCGTCATCGAACGGAAGGCAGACCTGAAGAAAAATCCGCTCACGGGAAGGCTTGAAGTCCGCCTGAGGAAGCCTGCCTTCAGCTACTCGTCACTGAGAACCGCAAGCGACGAGACGTTCTTCCTCGTCAAGGATGAGCCGTGGATAAGGGGCAAGCTGATGGAGAAGTCCTCACTCAGGAAGTTGCTCAACTTCATCAACTGGCTCAAGCTCAAGGGCTATATCATCGAGGAGGTCGATTCCGACGAGTACCACCGCTCGCTCCTCCCGGGAATGGCCTACTTCTCGCGGGGAGAGCTCTACATGGCCGGAGACAGGCTCTCCCTCGGAAAGTTCCACTTCGTCTTCGCAAGGGGACTTAACCGCTTCTGGGACGTGGAAACCTTTGTGGCCAAGAGGGAGGAAGTCGAGATACTGGAGAGCAGGGAGGAGAAAACCTACCGGGGAGTTGAGATACACCTCGGCGGGCTGAGGGTCAGGCACGTCTACACCGGATTCGCCGTCAAAGGGGCCGACACCGGGAACTACGTCAAGGAGCTTCTAAAGTTGAGGGAGAGTGGAATCCTCAGGGCCGAGATATACTCCCCGATGACCGGCGAGAGTGTGGATGCGGAGGAAGATTTCTCGATCCTCAACTGGGAGAAGTTCGCGAAGGTCGAGTTCGAGGAACCGTACGTCCGGGAGTTCGAAACGGAGGGAATATGGCTCGTCTTTCCGGACTCGATAAGGGAAGTCACGGGTGAGGAGTTCAGAGAGTTCTTCGATGTTGCCGCTGAGAAGGGCCTTGAAGACCCCGCCTTCACCCTCTACAGCAACCTCGACAGGAGGAAGCTCTTTCCCATTTACCTCGGGACGACTACCCACGTCATAAGGAAGACAATTGGTGACGTCCTCCAGAGGCTCGGAATCAGCGACGAAGAGCTGGCCTTTGCGATAAAGAAGATGGTCGATAGCAAGGACGGAATCGGCTCGGCGCTTCATGCGATAGAGCACAACATGATAAAAATCGCCCCCATCTTCACCTACGTGGATTCGAGGGAGCTCGGCGGCTACAGCTACGCGAGCTTCCCGGGCTTACCCCACGTCGGGAGGCCGGTCGTGTTCATCTACGATGGCAACGAAGGCGGAGCGGGTCTTGCACCGATAATCTACGAGAACGTCGAGAGGCTGATGGAGAAGAGCCTTGAGCACCTCCGCTCCTGCTCCTGTAAGGACGGCTGTCCGGTGTGCACGCTCTCCCCGAAGTGCGGCACCTTCAACGAGTTCCTGGACAAATGGGCCGCGATAAGGGTCTGGGAGAGGGTTCTGGAAAGTAAAGCGGAGAGCCTCAATAGAGACTGA